A DNA window from Primulina tabacum isolate GXHZ01 chromosome 12, ASM2559414v2, whole genome shotgun sequence contains the following coding sequences:
- the LOC142521505 gene encoding ribonuclease TUDOR 1-like, with protein sequence MASPIAWYRGRVKAVPSGDSLVIMGNSKAEIPPERSITLSSLMAPKLGAPHRGGIDEPFAWDSREFLRKLCIGKEVTFKVDYTVASINREFGTVFLGDNNNMALTVVAAGWAKVKDVGQQKGESSPYLAELLRLEDQAKQQGVGRWSRVPGAAEASVRNLPPSAMSDPGSFDAVALLAANRGSPLEAIVDHVRDGTTLRVQLLPEFQYVQVFVAGVQAPSAGRRAASETATGTDTASTEQNGDSVAESPAPLTSAKRIAASSASMVEVPPDPFGREAKHFTETRVLHRDVRVVLEGVDKFSNLIGSVFYPDGESAKELALELVENGLAKYVEWSASLLEDDARRKLKNAELQAKKARLRMWTNYVPPASTSKAIHDQNFTGKVIEVVSGDCIIVADDSLPFGDPSAERRVNLSSIRGPKMGNPRKDQKPDPYARDAKEFLRTRLIGRQVHVAMEYSRKVSLADGTAASSGATEMRVMDFGSVFLPTKDGIEAASGTGSQQAGTNIAELLVARGFATVVRHRDFEERSNHYDGLLSAESRAIAGKKGMHSAKEPPVRHVTDLLTAAAKKAKDFLPSLQRSGRMTAVVEYVLSGHRFKIDIPKATCSIAFSLSGVRCPGRGEPYSEEAISFMRRRIMQRDVEIEVESVDKTGTFLGTLWESRTNMSIPLLEAGLAKLQSFGMDRIQDAHLLAQAEQSAKQKKLKIWENHVEGEEVSNGSAVERRQKEEIKVVVTEVLGAGKFYVQSVSDQKVAAIQKQLASLNLHDAPLIGAFNPKRGDIVLSQFSADNSWNRAMIVNTPRGAVESANDKFEVFYIDYGNQENVPFSHLRPLDSSVSSAPGLAQLCSLAFVKVPSLEDDYGQEAAVRLSEHLLSAPKEFRALIEEKDTSGGKVKGQGTGTIFMVTLIDTEADISINAIMLQEGLARLEKRRRWEPKDRQEVLDALEIYQKEAREKRLAMWEYGDIASDDEDMAPPARKAAGKR encoded by the exons ATGGCGTCGCCAATTGCATGGTACAGGGGAAGAGTTAAAGCTGTTCCGTCCGGAGACAGCTTGGTGATAATGGGAAACTCCAAGGCTGAGATCCCCCCAGAGAGGAGTATCACTTTGTCATCGTTAATGGCTCCAAAGTTG GGTGCACCACACAGAGGTGGTATCGATGAGCCTTTTGCATGGGACAGCAGAGAATTTCTGAGGAAGCTTTGTATTGGAAAG GAAGTCACTTTCAAAGTGGATTACACTGTTGCATCCATAAATCGGGAGTTCGGCACTGTTTTCCTTGGAGACAACAACAATATGGCTTTAACCGTTGTCGCTGCAGGCTGGGCGAAG GTTAAAGATGTAGGTCAACAGAAAGGAGAATCCAGTCCTTATTTAGCAGAGTTGCTTCGGCTCGAAGACCAAGCCAAACAGCAAGGCGTGGGTCGCTGGAGCAGG GTACCAGGCGCTGCTGAGGCTTCCGTTAGGAACCTGCCTCCATCAGCCATGAGTGATCCTGGCAGTTTTGATGCTGTGGCTCTCTTGGCCGCAAATAGAGGTAGTCCTTTGGAGGCTATTGTGGACCACGTCCGTGATGGAACCACACTTCGTGTACAGTTGCTTCCAGAGTTTCAGTATGTCCAAGTGTTTGTTGCTGGGGTTCAG GCACCATCTGCGGGTAGGAGGGCTGCATCGGAAACTGCCACTGGAACTGACACTGCCTCGACTGAACAAAATGGAGATTCAGTGGCAGAATCTCCTGCCCCATTGACATCTGCAAAGAGAATTGCTGCCTCTTCAGCATCCATGGTTGAAGTTCCTCCAGATCCCTTTGGTAGAGAAGCCAAACATTTTACTGAGACTCGTGTGTTGCACAGAGAT GTCCGGGTTGTATTAGAGGGTGTTGACAAATTTAGCAATTTAATTGGCTCGGTATTTTATCCTGATGGTGAATCAGCAAAAGAATTGGCATTGGAGCTTGTTGAAAAT GGTTTAGCTAAATATGTGGAATGGAGCGCAAGCTTGTTGGAAGATGATGCTAGAAGGAAGTTGAAGAATGCTGAGCTTCAGGCGAAGAAGGCCCGGTTAAGAATGTGGACTAACTATGTTCCCCCTGCATCAACCTCGAAGGCCATTCATGACCAAAACTTTACAGGAAAA GTTATTGAAGTTGTAAGTGGGGATTGTATCATTGTTGCTGATGACTCATTGCCGTTTGGAGATCCATCTGCAGAGCGACGAGTCAATCTTTCAAGCATAAGGGGTCCTAAAATGGGCAATCCTCGTAAAGATCAAAAACCTGATCCCTATGCTCGTGATGCTAAGGAATTTCTGAGAACACGCTTAATTGGCCGTCAA GTGCATGTTGCGATGGAGTATTCTAGGAAGGTTAGTTTGGCTGATGGGACTGCTGCTTCATCCGGAGCAACTGAAATGAGAGTTATGGATTTTGGATCTGTCTTCCTTCCAACCAAAGATGGGATTGAGGCTGCATCTGGAACGGGAAGTCAGCAGGCTGGGACAAATATTGCCGAGCTATTAGTAGCTCGTGGTTTTGCCACTGTTGTCAGGCATCGTGATTTTGAGGAGAGATCTAATCATTACGATGGCCTTCTTTCTGCTGAATCTCGTGCAATTGCTGGGAAGAAGGGTATGCATTCCGCCAAAGAGCCTCCTGTGAGGCATGTAACTGACCTGCTAACG GCTGCTGCCAAGAAAGCGAAAGACTTCTTGCCATCTTTGCAACGCAGTGGGAGGATGACTGCTGTTGTTGAATATGTGCTTAGTGGCCATCGATTTAAAATCGATATTCCCAAAGCAACCTGCAGCATTGCTTTCTCATTATCTGGGGTCAGATGTCCTGGTCGTGGAGAGCCTTATTCTGAAGAAGCTATTTCCTTTATGAGAAGGAGAATAATGCAGAGGGATGTTGAG ATTGAAGTAGAAAGTGTTGATAAAACCGGAACTTTCTTGGGAACCCTATGGGAGTCCAGAACCAATATGTCAATACCCCTTCTGGAAGCTGGCCTGGCAAAGCTTCAATCTTTTGGCATGGATAGGATCCAGGATGCTCACCTTCTGGCTCAAGCTGAGCAGTCAGCAAAACAAAAGAAGTTGAAG ATATGGGAGAATCATGTGGAGGGAGAGGAAGTTTCTAATGGTTCAGCTGTTGAAAGAAGGCAGAAAGAAGAGATCAAG GTTGTGGTTACCGAAGTCCTGGGAGCTGGTAAATTCTATGTCCAGTCGGTTTCTGATCAGAAGGTGGCTGCTATACAGAAGCAGCTTGCCTCTCTAAACCTTCACGATGCTCCTTTAATTGGGGCCTTCAATCCTAAAAGGGGGGATATTGTTTTGTCTCAATTTAGTGCGGATAATTCTTGGAACCGAGCAATG ATTGTGAACACTCCTCGAGGTGCTGTTGAATCTGCAAATGACAAGTTTGAGGTGTTCTACATTGACTATGGAAATCAAGAAAACGTCCCCTTCAGTCATTTGCGTCCTCTTGATTCGTCAGTATCCTCTGCCCCAGGCCTTGCTCAGCTTTGCAGCTTGGCATTTGTCAAGGTTCCAAGCTTGGAGGATGACTATGGCCAAGAAGCGGCTGTTCGTTTGAGCGAACACCTATTAAGTGCTCCAAAAGAATTTAGGGCCTTGATAGAAGAAAAGGACACATCAGGCGGAAAAGTGAAAGGACAAGGAACTGGGACTATATTTATGGTCACCTTGATCGACACAGAAGCTGATATCAGTATAAACGCGATCATGCTGCAG GAGGGACTTGCTAGGTTGGAGAAAAGGCGTAGGTGGGAACCCAAGGACAGACAAGAGGTGTTGGATGCCTTGGAAATATACCAGAAAGAAGCACGTGAGAAGAGACTCGCAATGTGGGAATACGGAGATATTGCATCTGACGATGAGGATATGGCACCACCTGCCCGCAAAGCTGCCGGAAAGCGGTGA